From the Streptomyces sp. KMM 9044 genome, one window contains:
- a CDS encoding ISL3 family transposase — translation MRASWRTGGAIVQRVVADRDRAVDRLAGLARIGIDEISYRKGQKYMTVVVDHDSAKVVWRADGHGKDVLDRFFDRLGEQRTARLTHISADGAAWIARVLRERAPGAVRVMDPFSCHRVGHRDAGCRAPGHVEPGPP, via the coding sequence ATGCGCGCCTCCTGGCGCACGGGCGGGGCGATCGTGCAGCGGGTGGTCGCCGACCGCGACCGGGCCGTCGACCGGCTGGCGGGGCTGGCCCGGATCGGGATCGACGAGATCAGCTACCGCAAGGGGCAGAAGTACATGACCGTCGTGGTCGACCACGACAGCGCGAAAGTGGTGTGGAGGGCTGACGGCCACGGCAAGGACGTCCTCGACCGCTTCTTCGACCGGCTCGGGGAACAGCGCACCGCCCGCCTGACGCACATCAGCGCCGACGGCGCCGCCTGGATCGCCCGGGTCCTCCGCGAGCGGGCCCCCGGCGCGGTGCGGGTGATGGACCCCTTTTCATGTCATCGCGTGGGCCACCGAGACGCTGGATGCCGAGCGCCGGGCCACGTGGAACCGGGCCCGCCGTGA
- a CDS encoding MDR family MFS transporter, protein MDATTGEAEGTRRGPGQHRVRLALIPLLLAMLPSSLGTTIVATSMPTIAGELGGVAYLSWAVTSYTLAAAAAIPVWGRLGDMYGRKRWLVVAMSVFLTGSALCGLAQDMGELIAARTVQGLGGGGLAVGVMAVIGELIPPRERGRYQGMITSVMVFSMIVGPLIGGGITDSVGWRWTFLVNLPVGVLAMVLIARLVRVSSRCKKARIDYVGAVLLVACIVSFVLVVTWGGVEYAWGSGMIVALAAVSVAALAGFVHAQSRAAEPVLPPHLFRSLNFSLMSVLSFTNGFVMFGAVLYLPLYQQAVHGVSATGSGLLLLPMLGALVLVSQLSGRFVARTGRYKVLQVSGGAAMFVGTLLLSRVDTETSRLTAALFMVLLGAGMGFLGQNVMTVAQNSVVIQEVGVASAAMTLFRTLGQSVGVAVMGTLFNGRVRDVMAERADGASLPDTRLDAEGMGRLEAGMRTMYRSAVAEGVQEAFLLASSAAGLALLTALLVREVPLRTARK, encoded by the coding sequence GTGGACGCGACGACCGGCGAGGCCGAGGGGACCAGACGCGGCCCCGGGCAACACCGCGTACGTCTCGCGCTGATACCGCTTCTGCTCGCGATGCTGCCCTCCTCGCTGGGCACCACGATCGTCGCGACCTCGATGCCGACCATCGCCGGTGAGCTCGGCGGCGTCGCATACCTGTCCTGGGCGGTCACCTCGTACACCCTGGCCGCCGCGGCGGCCATCCCGGTCTGGGGCAGGCTCGGCGACATGTACGGGCGCAAGCGCTGGCTCGTCGTGGCGATGTCGGTCTTCCTGACCGGGTCCGCCCTGTGCGGACTGGCCCAGGACATGGGGGAGCTGATCGCCGCCCGCACGGTCCAGGGTCTTGGCGGGGGAGGGCTCGCGGTCGGCGTCATGGCGGTCATCGGCGAGCTGATCCCGCCGCGCGAGCGCGGCCGGTACCAGGGCATGATCACCAGCGTCATGGTGTTCTCCATGATCGTCGGCCCGCTGATCGGCGGCGGCATCACCGACTCCGTCGGCTGGCGCTGGACGTTCCTGGTCAACCTGCCGGTCGGCGTCCTCGCCATGGTCCTGATCGCCCGTCTGGTGCGGGTGTCGAGCCGGTGCAAAAAGGCGCGCATCGACTACGTGGGCGCGGTGCTGCTGGTCGCCTGCATCGTGTCGTTCGTGCTGGTGGTCACCTGGGGCGGCGTCGAGTACGCCTGGGGCTCCGGGATGATCGTGGCGCTCGCGGCCGTCTCCGTCGCGGCCCTGGCCGGCTTCGTCCACGCCCAGTCCCGGGCCGCCGAGCCGGTGCTGCCGCCGCATCTCTTCCGCAGCCTCAACTTCTCGCTGATGTCCGTGCTGAGCTTCACCAACGGCTTCGTGATGTTCGGCGCGGTCCTGTACCTCCCGCTGTACCAGCAGGCCGTGCACGGCGTCTCTGCGACAGGGTCCGGTCTGCTGCTGCTGCCGATGCTCGGCGCACTGGTCCTGGTCTCCCAGCTCTCCGGGCGGTTCGTCGCCCGGACCGGCCGGTACAAGGTCCTCCAGGTCAGTGGCGGAGCCGCCATGTTCGTGGGCACGCTTCTGCTGTCGAGAGTGGACACGGAGACCTCACGGCTCACCGCCGCGCTCTTCATGGTGCTGCTGGGCGCCGGCATGGGCTTCCTGGGGCAGAACGTGATGACCGTCGCGCAGAACAGCGTCGTCATCCAGGAGGTGGGTGTCGCCTCCGCCGCGATGACGCTCTTCCGCACACTGGGCCAGTCGGTCGGCGTCGCCGTCATGGGCACGCTGTTCAACGGCCGGGTGCGCGACGTGATGGCCGAGCGGGCGGACGGCGCGTCCCTCCCCGACACCCGTCTGGACGCGGAGGGCATGGGCCGGCTGGAAGCCGGGATGCGCACGATGTACAGGAGCGCCGTCGCCGAGGGCGTCCAAGAGGCCTTCCTGCTGGCGTCGTCGGCCGCGGGCCTCGCGTTGCTGACCGCGCTCCTCGTCCGCGAGGTCCCCCTCCGGACCGCCCGCAAGTAG